The DNA region CCCGTCCTCGTCCAGTCCACCGTCTGCACATGCCAGCCGTACGCGGCGAAGCGGGCCGGCACGTCCTCGCTGAAGGAGATGTCGGTGTCGTCCTCGATGGAGATGTGGTTGGAGTCGTAGAACGCCACGAGGTTGCCGAGCTGCTGGTGGCCGGCCAGGGACGCGGCCTCGGACGCGACGCCCTCCATCATGTCGCCGTCGGAGGTCAGTACGTACACGTGGTGGTCGAAGGGGCTGGTGCCCGGGGCCGCGTCCGGATCGAGGAGGCCGCGTTCGCGGCGGCCCGCCATCGCCATGCCGACCGCGGAGCCCATCCCCTGCCCCAGCGGTCCGGTGGTGACCTCCACACCGCGGGTGTGGCGGTACTCGGGGTGCCCGGGGGTCGCCGATCCCCAGGTCCGCAGGGCCTCCAGGTCCTCCATCTCCAGGCCGTAGCCGGCCAGGTAGAGCTGGATGTAGAGGGTGAGGCTGCTGTGACCGCAGGACAGGACGAACCGGTCCCTGCCCAGCCACTGGTCGTCCGTGGGGTCGTGCCGCATGACCTGCTGGAACAGCAGGTAGGCCAGGGGGGCCAGGCTCATCGCCGTACCGGGGTGCCCGTTGCCGGTCTTCTGCACGGCGTCGGCGGCCAGCACCCGTACGGTGTCCACCGCCCGCAGGTCCACCTCGCTCCACCCCGCCTCGTCGGCCACCGGACGGGCGAGTCCTGGGTCGCGGGATGCGGTGCTGCCGGAAGAGGGTCGCTGAGGTGCCATGGTCTTCGTCTCCCTCGAGATGTCGCTTCTCGGTTCGTGGAACCGGCCCTACGCCTCGTTCCCTCTCCGGCATCCTCGATTCCTTCCGGCCGCCCCGCATCCCGTGACGGAGGCGGTGGTGCGGTGCTGTGGCGGCGTGCGGTGCGACCGTGCGGCTCGGCGCGGTCGCACCGCACGCCGCCGGACAAGTTCCGGATGCACCGGCTCCGGTGGGCGAGCGGTGCGGCGGAGCCGTACGCCGCCTGCCCGGCCGCGGGCCTGACGGTGGCCGGGCAGGCGCCCCGCTCATCGCGACGGGTGCCGTGCAGGTACTCACGGTGGGGCGGAGCGATTCAGCCGAACCACCGGGTGAGGGCGCTTTCGAGAGGTTCCGCGTTCGTGCTGGACCAGGCGACGTAGCCGTCGGGCCGGACGAGCAGGGCGTCGGCGCCCTGCGTGTCCTCGTCGGTCCCGGCGACGACGTGTCGGACACGGCCTGAGTAGTGGGCTCCCAGCGGCCTCTCCTCGCCGTCGAGGGACAGCAGCAGCCCCTGGCCCGTGTGCATCAGGTCGCTGGCACGGGTGGAGCCCTCCTCCGTGGTGAGGAGGTGGTCGATGAGGCGGGGGCCGACGCCCGGGTAGTGGAGGTCCAACCCGGACATCATTCCGGAGACGTAGCGGTTGGCGTCGGGCAGGCGCAACAGCTCCGTCATCAGATCGCGGACCGCGCCTGCGTCCTCGTCGCCACCGGGATTCATGATCAGACTTTGGGCCTGGGTGTGCCGCAGCACGTGCGCGGCCACGGGATGCCGTTCGTCGTGGTAGCTGTCCAGCAGGCCGGTGGGCGCCCAGCCGTGCACCGCGGCGGCGAGCTTCCAGCCGAGGTTGACGGCGTCCTGTACGCCCAGATTCACTCCCTGGCCGCCGATCGGCATATGGATGTGCGCGGCGTCCCCCGCGAAGAACACACGGTTCTCGCGGTAGCGCTCGACCTGCCGCACGGCGTCGCTGAACCGCGATGCCGCCCGCAGCTCGCCCAGTTCCGTCTCCGGCCCGTACACGGCCCGGAGGGCCTCTGCGACCTCGTCGGTGGTCACAGGCTCCTCGCGTCCCGGGCCGTTGCCGGACAGCTTGCCGAAGATCATGCGGTACAGGCCGTCGTCCAGGGGGTGCAGGATCGTGAAGAATCCGCCCGCGGAGCGCGGGTAGCGGCTGAAGTGCCCGCGCGTGGCCGGGACGGCCTCGGACCGGGACGCGAGGGTGAGGTCGGCGGCCACTGCGGACATCCGGCCCGGCCTTCCCGGGAAGGGTGCGCCCAGCAGGGAACGGACCGTGCTGCGCGCGCCGTCGCAGGCGACCAGATAGCTGCCGTGGACGCCCCCGGCTCGTACGCCGTCCTCGTCCTGCTCGACCTCCGACACCTCGTGACCGCGCAGCACCGGAACGCTCCGGCTGACGAGCAGCTCTTCCAGGTACGCCTCCAGTCGCACCTGGGGGAGCGTGACCGGGTACGGGTGACGGGTGCGCCAGGGGCGGCAGTCCAACTCGACGGGGAGCATGGCGAAGTGGCCGCCGGCCGGGTCGTGGGGCTGCGCACCGTCGAGCAGCGGGGCCAGGATCCCTCGCAGGTCGAGCACCTCGGCCGTGCGCGGCTGAAGAGCGCCCGCGCGGGACTGTACGCCGCGCTCGCGCTGCTTCTCGAGGACGACGACCGACACCCCGGCCAGGGTCAGTTCGTAGGCCAGCATCAGCCCGGTCGGTCCGGCACCGGCCACTATCACCTGAGTACGCATACCACTCCTCTGATCCACATCGAGTGCAAAGATGCACTCAGTCTACCTTAGGGTAGACTGAGTGCATGAATGAACGGATGAGTCTGCGGGAGCTCAAGAAGGGCCGGACGAGGGAGACGATCGCGGAGACGGCGGTCCGCCTCTTCCTGGCCAGGGGGTTCGACCAGGTCTCGGTCACGGAGGTCGCCGCCACGGCGGAGGTCTCGCGGCGGACGCTGTTCACCTACTTCCCGACGAAGGAAGACCTCGTGCTGCAGCGGTTCGCCGACCACGAGGACGAGGCCGCCCGCATCGTGCGCTCCCGCCCGGCCGGCAGGGAGCCGCTGGAGGCCCTCCGGGAAGCCCTGCTGGCGGCCTTGGAGCAGCGGGATCCGAACACCGGGCTGAACGACGACCCGGAGACCAGGGCCTTCTTCCGGATGATCCTCGACACGGAGAGTCTGGCGGTGCGGCTGACCCGGTACGCGTCACGCGGCGTCGACGCACTGGCCGAGGCGCTGCGGGAGGCGGGGACGGATCCGTTGACCGCGCGTCTCACGGCGGCTCAGGTGCTCGTGGTACAGCACGAACTGGCCGTCATGAACCACTCCTGCCTCATGGCCGGCGAGTCCGCCGACGACCGTTGCCCGGAGGCGGTCCGGGCGGCCGAGCGCGCCTTCGACCTGCTGATTCACGGGGTGGCGGCCGGAAAGTAGGCCGTATGTCGAAAGTGGCACTTCAGCGGTGGATGAAACGGCTCGGCCGGTCCGGCACATCGGTGACTCCGCCCCCACGCACTCCCCTCAGCCGACCGGGGCACGATCCTCGTGCAGGGCGAGACGCCGTCGGGCCACGGTCTGGCGATTCCCGCTCACGAAGCGCTCGTCGAGATCCCGATGGACCTCGTCCGGGAAGCATGTGGAGACAAGCTCGGTGGCTGAACGGACCCTCGGAGACCTGCTCGACAACTTCCAGCACGAAGCGTTCCGGCTGGAAACCCTTGACGACTACAGCCGTTCAGGCAGCGTGGACGCGGTCCGGCTGTCTCCCGACGGCCAGCCGAAGCCGGCCGACTACAACGCCGACTGGTGCGCGGAAGTCGGGGAGCACGTCGCCACCGGACGGCGCATGTACCGCGTCCACGTGCTGGCGCGCCCGCTGACGCCGCGTCTCAGGTTCGAACCGGGGTGGGGCTACGTCACCAACGCCACAGCCGGTGAAGAGTTCTTCATCCTGGACGTGACAGACCGGCCGCCACCGCTGCCGTCCGACGTGGGGGACTTCTGGCTGGTGGATTCCACGACCGCAGCCCCTGTGCGCTACAGCGACGACAGCAAGTTCCTCGGGGCTGATGTGTTGCCGGACGATCAGGGCGAGCGGTACGCCGCGTACCGGGACACGGCTCTGGCGCATGCTGTCCCGTTCGCTGACTGGTGGGCGACGCACGCGCAGTGAACCGTTCGGAACTTGGGGCCGCGCTGCGGGAGGCTTCTGGGAAGGAAGCCGAAGCCGTGGCCCGCAGCGCTGTCATGTCGGCCAGCAAGCTGAGCAAGATCGAGACGGGGAAGCTGTCCCCGAGCACGGATGACGTCGACCGCGTCCTGCCCTCGCTCGGCGTCTCGGATGCCGTCAAGGAGGAGTACACGGACGCCGCGCGCGCCGTTGCCACGGAGCCCACAGCCTGGCGCTTGATCCAGCGCGCGGGGCTGGACAAGGCACCGCGTCACCTGCGCGAGATCGAGGCGCGCACAAGCCTCTTGAGAGTCGTCCAGCCCGCTTGGGTCCCGGGATTGCTCCAGACGCCGGAGTACGCGGGCGGTGCTATCCCGGCACCAAGACCTTGCGGAGGAGACGGTGCGACGCACGCCGAGTGCCCGACTCGAACGGCAGGAAGCCCTGTACTGCGAAGACCGGTCGTTCAGCTTCGTGATCACGGAGAAGGCCCTCACGTGGGAGATCGTGCCGCCGCTCTGCTTGCCGGACAGATCGACCGGCTTGCCACCGCGTGCCGGCTCCCGGCTCCCGGCTCCCGGTACAGAGACCCCGTGCGGGGTGCGGCTTGCTGGTGTCGATCTCCGTGGCCCTGCCCATGCTGTCCGGTCCAGACATCGCCCACTCCGTACGTCGGTGTCCCATGAGTGCTCAATCCAGGGCGACTGTATGGTCGTTCGCCACCGGTACGTCACCGGCCGGACGGCCGGACGTGGCCCGCGCGCAGCGGGCCCGGTCACCACTCGCCCACGGAACGCACGGTGACCTCGTCCCCGCTGCGGAGGACCTGGACGTGGTGGGTCCGCTCCCCGGTACGGGCCGACCGGTGGTCCGCACTCACCTCCACCGTGCACGGGTGCACCCCCGCCAGCCGGCCTACATGGCCCTTGACGGCGATGACCTCCACCTGTGCACTGGCGCGGGAGCCGGGCGGCAGACCCATGACGTACGCGACCGTGCCCCTGAGCCAGTCCATCGTGTCGATCTCGGCCGCGGAGACGACCGTCGCCCCGTCGACGACCCTGCACAGGCCGACTCCTTCGCGGGCACGACGGCGGACGAGGAAGTCCCGGCGATCGATCGGCGGGACACCGGAGAGCGTTCCCACGGGCAGCAGGGCGCAGATCACCCTCAGCGCGGCGGCGACCCGTCCGTCCACACACAGCTGGATGTCGATCGCCGGCATCGGCCCGGCGTTCGCCTCGGCGGGGACGAACCCCCCGAAGCGTGCCTCGATCGCGATCTCACCGGTCTCCGGCGGTGCTTCGAACAGTTCCAGCCGGTCCAGCCGGAAGGGATAGGCGGCCGTGTCCTCGCCGATCCGCGGGGACCACCGCCACAGGCTGGCGGAAGGGATCGCCTGGAGGAGCGCGTCCATGACCCCCTGGTTCAGGTGTCCCGTCGGCACCGTGCCACGGGTGACGTCGGCCACCGCGGAGGACCCGGCCGCTCCGACGGCCAGGGAGGTGAGGTACTGGAACGCCGGTCCGTGGAACAGCTCGGCGGAGGCGTACGGGTCCGGCTGCACCACAGCGTCCGGCAGCGGGGCGAACCGCTCGGGCCGGTGGTCCGGCGGGTCTCCCACCCGTACGGCCCCGACGGCCACTTCCTCGAACCGGGACAGAGCGGAGTTCGCCGCGTCACGCCACATCAGCAGCCTCACCTCCAGCCCGGCCTCCGCGGGTACGACCTCGGTCCGCAGCCGGACCGGTCCGGTGAGCGTGATCCAGCGCCGGATCCTGACGTCGCGCAGGGCGGCCACGCGCCGGCCCGTACGGTCCGCCGCGGCCTGCGCGAGGAGGTCGACGACCGACATCATCGGCAGGGCGGGAAGCGTCCAGGTCGGGCGGTGGTCGCCGGTCCAGGTGTCGACGGCCGGGTCGAGCGTCCACTCCGCCACGCCGGACGAAGCGTCACCGGACACGACGCGGACGCCGAGTCCGCGCACGTGGTAGAGGCAGACCCCGTCCCCCCAGAGGCGGGCCTCGGCGCGGGCGTGACGTCCACGCGCGTCCTCGGCGACCTCCAGGATCTCCAGATCGATTCGGATGAGGCGGTTGACCGGGGTGACCTGTCCGCGGTACCTCCAGACCACCTCCCGCCCGGTCATGACGGGCTCGAAGCGGGGCTGGGGGACGCCGTCGGTGAGGCCCCGCTCGATCAGGTAGAACTGGAGCAGCTGGCACATGGCCTCGACTCCGAGCGATCCCGGCTGGACCGGGTCCTGGAAGAAGTGGGCCTTGAAGAACCACTCCCCCGCGTCGACGTCCTTCTCCGAGCGCAGACGGCCGAGCCCCGCGCTGCCTCCGTCCGGCCAGTACCCGGTGACCCTGTCGATCATCAGCAGCATCGGGCCGGGCAGCCGGGCCGCACCGGCGAAGTAGCGGGCGGGGCGTGTCGTGAGGTCGACGGTGCGCTCGCACGGAGCCTCCAGTGCGGCCTGGCCGTCCTCCGGCACGGGCAGGCCGGCCTGGTGCTCGAAGGCGGTGTGCGGGAAGTATCCGAAGACCGTGGACAGGGCGAAGACCTCGACGTCGTCGGCGAAGCACCGGACGCCGAACGACACGATGGTCATCTCGCCGGTCCGCGAGATCGTCGTCAGCTCCGCCTCGGTGCGCACGGTCCGGGTCGCCGGTGTGATCTCTCCGGTGACCGTGCCCCTCCCGTCGAGGTTGCGGAAGAGCAGGTCGGTTTCGGTGGCCTGCGGGCAGCCGGCGTAGGCCGCCATCCATCCGCACGGCTGCAACGCGATCTCCATGAGCACGGCGAACGGCATGACCTGGCCGCCGTTCTGCTCGAAGTACCACACCTCGTCGGGCACGTCGTACTCCGCGACCACCCGTCCGCCCCCTCGGCGCGTACCGGGGTGCGGTTCGTCCACGGAGACGATCCGGGTCATGAAGTGGTAGGGCGGCCCGGGCAGCCGCGCGGTCCTACGCGTACCGTCGAATGCCCGCGCCGCGCCGAACGCCTCGCTCGGCCTCCCCCACGCGCACGCCAGCAACGACGGGTAGTCGAAGACGATCCCCTCGCGCTCCGCCGCCGCCTTGGGCGGACGGTGGCCGACGAGTCCGCCGAGTGAGTCGGGCGGCACCGGGGTTCCGTCCTTCTGTTCGACGTGCGGGCCGAGCCCCCGCCAGTGCGACAGGGGCCAGTCCGGTACCAGCCGGAGCGTGATGTCCTGTCCGTGGAACGCCTTGACCCCGTCGACGGTGCCCAGC from Streptomyces sp. NBC_01754 includes:
- a CDS encoding FAD-dependent monooxygenase, encoding MRTQVIVAGAGPTGLMLAYELTLAGVSVVVLEKQRERGVQSRAGALQPRTAEVLDLRGILAPLLDGAQPHDPAGGHFAMLPVELDCRPWRTRHPYPVTLPQVRLEAYLEELLVSRSVPVLRGHEVSEVEQDEDGVRAGGVHGSYLVACDGARSTVRSLLGAPFPGRPGRMSAVAADLTLASRSEAVPATRGHFSRYPRSAGGFFTILHPLDDGLYRMIFGKLSGNGPGREEPVTTDEVAEALRAVYGPETELGELRAASRFSDAVRQVERYRENRVFFAGDAAHIHMPIGGQGVNLGVQDAVNLGWKLAAAVHGWAPTGLLDSYHDERHPVAAHVLRHTQAQSLIMNPGGDEDAGAVRDLMTELLRLPDANRYVSGMMSGLDLHYPGVGPRLIDHLLTTEEGSTRASDLMHTGQGLLLSLDGEERPLGAHYSGRVRHVVAGTDEDTQGADALLVRPDGYVAWSSTNAEPLESALTRWFG
- a CDS encoding TetR/AcrR family transcriptional regulator, with the protein product MNERMSLRELKKGRTRETIAETAVRLFLARGFDQVSVTEVAATAEVSRRTLFTYFPTKEDLVLQRFADHEDEAARIVRSRPAGREPLEALREALLAALEQRDPNTGLNDDPETRAFFRMILDTESLAVRLTRYASRGVDALAEALREAGTDPLTARLTAAQVLVVQHELAVMNHSCLMAGESADDRCPEAVRAAERAFDLLIHGVAAGK
- a CDS encoding DUF6879 family protein, with product MAERTLGDLLDNFQHEAFRLETLDDYSRSGSVDAVRLSPDGQPKPADYNADWCAEVGEHVATGRRMYRVHVLARPLTPRLRFEPGWGYVTNATAGEEFFILDVTDRPPPLPSDVGDFWLVDSTTAAPVRYSDDSKFLGADVLPDDQGERYAAYRDTALAHAVPFADWWATHAQ